A region of Theileria annulata chromosome 2, complete sequence, *** SEQUENCING IN PROGRESS *** DNA encodes the following proteins:
- a CDS encoding 3-demethylubiquinone-9 3-methyltransferase-like protein, putative → MSFINIPVKKSYFLLSYNRFTSSVGFFDRFSHNWWDIDGDMSVLHDYNQVRIPFIANSYINRKKDKVETGSYNSDNTSNPFLFTQFGIFKEPYKRSTVHIESVLKGLKILDVGCGGGILTESLAKFGSKVLGIDPNEQLIEVAKSHKKTHFDDYHLRLGLRNDYCNNLDYKSISVYDFLTDKTRASFDIVVASEVIEHVENREKERFLEALTSLVKPGGLFVITTPGSSLLSYFVNVFLAENLLSKVPKHTHDFDLFISPRNCSRILKKLNFDPVSIQGLLYLPFLRRFFHINSPDLLYMYSFTTSDTG, encoded by the coding sequence ATgagttttattaatattccAGTGAAAAAAAGCTATTTTTTACTATCTTATAACAGATTTACATCCTCAGTTGGATTCTTTGACCGCTTTTCCCATAACTGGTGGGATATTGACGGTGATATGTCAGTTTTGCATGACTATAACCAGGTTAGAATCCCATTCATAGCAAACTCGTACATAAACCGTAAAAAGGATAAAGTTGAGACTGGTTCATACAACTCCGATAACACTTCAAACCCGTTTTTATTTACTCAATTCGGTATTTTTAAGGAGCCTTATAAAAGGTCAACCGTTCACATAGAATCAGTGCTTAAAGGacttaaaattttggatGTCGGTTGCGGAGGAGGAATTCTGACTGAATCTTTGGCTAAATTTGGCTCCAAAGTGCTTGGAATTGACCCTAACGAACAGCTGATAGAAGTTGCAAAATCCCACAAAAAAACACATTTTGATGATTACCACCTCAGACTAGGACTTAGAAACGATTATTGTAACAATCTTGACTATAAATCCATTTCAGTTTATGACTTTTTAACTGACAAAACTAGGGCCAGTTTTGACATCGTCGTGGCTTCAGAGGTCATAGAACACGTTGAAAACCGAGAAAAGGAACGATTTTTGGAGGCTTTAACTTCGCTTGTTAAGCCTGGAGGCCTGTTTGTAATTACAACTCCAGGCTCTAGTCTTCTTtcatattttgtaaatgtATTTTTGGCTGAGAATTTATTGTCGAAAGTACCTAAACACACCCACGATTTTGATTTGTTTATCTCACCGAGAAACTGCTCTAGAATACTAAAGAAACTTAATTTCGACCCTGTTTCAATCCAAGGtcttttatatttaccCTTTCTACGTCGTTTTTTCCACATCAACTCGCCGGATTTGCTCTACATGTACTCCTTCACCACATCTGATACAGGATAA
- a CDS encoding glutaredoxin-related protein, putative — protein sequence MKLNNKEEVEKAVKSNTGKLVLLVLEEDEPSSKQLMEVSLNLSKDFSEIVFKCVNSDLVGDLYTLKCLPTVLFFENSSLLNSLEGCSTSVLVSFVRGWAANSNESTVDKIERLLREHPVLLFMKGDKAEPFCRFSRAVVNMLNSSGVKFEGYNIFDDPKLREELKAYSNWPTYPQLYVNGNLIGGHDIIKELYETNSLRKEIPAEYLT from the exons atgaaattaaataataaagaagaAGTGGAAAAGGCAGTTAAATCTAACACCGGAAAATTGGTTTTGCTGGTTTTGGAAGAAGATGAGCCTTCCAGTAAGCAATTAATGGAAGTTTCGctaaatttatcaaag gaTTTTAGTGAAATTGtctttaaatgtgtaaattcTGATCTAGTTGGAGATTTATACACCTTAAAATGCCTTCCAactgttttattttttgag AATTCCTCCCTTTTGAACTCTCTCGAGGGTTGTAGTACTTCAGTTCTGGTCAGTTTCGTAAGGGGCTGGGCTGCCAATTCTAATGAAAGTACTGTGGATAAGATTGAGAGGCTGTTGCGGGAACACCCTGTTCTTCTTTTTATGAAGGGCGATAAGGCTGAGCCATTCTGTCGATTCAGCAGAGCTGTTGTAAACATGCTCAACAGCTCAGGAGTCAAATTTGAGGGCTATAATATATTCGATGACCCTAAACTAAGGGAGGAACTAAAAGCATACTCTAACTGGCCCACATACCCCCAACTTTACGTCAAT GGAAATCTGATAGGTGGCCATGATATTATTAAGGAACTTTACGAAACTAATAGTTTAAGAAAGGAAATTCCCGCTGAAtatttaacttaa
- a CDS encoding uncharacterized protein (5 probable transmembrane helices predicted for TA11810 by TMHMM2.0 at aa 145-167, 197-219, 292-314, 324-346 and 423-445), translating to MASNVPSEDLKFSSYDHVSDDVEYKSQDDVEEVVQDDAEYQSQDDIEDQLKDLEYKSQDDVEELVQDDAEYKSQDEFVNEVPNAPEIVDIDNIPTSDNDVESGLPNIVYSRSSSDFTELEDKVVIEEGEELLKECPACYKPYGKFIANLSGSNCLLYLFAISWMPFVARFSFKTSYVNFIESTPTLRSTVANKLLYFAVFFSGLMLIISDLIDIVFSYVEHNRRVITEKLKQTLNNSQLELAEKSDLLGLELSVWKTKNHIIAQNRPSSLRKWLFCTTFLEKFLHVIYNFRWVLSGYIFVIIFFITSFLSMIVSKSVNDSNFYLYLMHMINGISIPFFLIFGIKVLRTFLSVEAKRISHNNNKKFNDPLVMTRKGKTLISHPIFVFLTDKCPCNYAVKKGSTFPKDYRYSLRYHAIISCSYKLAFFSVATAYFVYIAFVTVYSLSTKINLRTSYL from the coding sequence ATGGCTTCAAATGTTCCTAGtgaagatttaaaatttagcTCGTATGACCATGTCAGCGATGATGTAGAATACAAATCCCAAGATGATGTGGAAGAAGTAGTCCAAGATGATGCAGAATACCAATCCCAAGATGATATAGAAGACCAATTAAAAGATTTAGAATACAAATCCCAAGATGATGTGGAAGAACTAGTCCAAGATGATGCAGAATACAAGTCCCAAGATGAGTTCGTAAATGAGGTACCAAATGCCCCTGAAATAGTTGATATTGACAATATTCCAACGTCAGACAATGACGTGGAAAGTGGTTTGCCAAATATCGTCTACTCAAGATCATCAAGCGATTTTACGGAGCTTGAAGATAAGGTAGTTATTGAGGAGGGTGAAGAATTGTTAAAAGAGTGTCCAGCCTGTTACAAACCCTatggaaaatttattgCAAATTTAAGTGGATCAAACTGTTTATTATACCTATTTGCCATTTCTTGGATGCCTTTTGTTGCGCGTTTCTCATTTAAAACCAGTTACGTTAACTTTATTGAGAGTACTCCAACACTAAGATCAACAGTAGCCAACAAGCTTTTATACTTCGCAGTCTTCTTTTCAGGGCTTATGCTAATCATTTCTGACTTAATAGACATCGTGTTTTCATATGTTGAGCACAATAGAAGGGTAATAACCGAGAAGTTAAAGCAGACTTTGAATAATTCTCAATTAGAATTAGCTGAAAAGTCTGATTTATTAGGTCTGGAATTATCGGTTTGGAAGACCAAAAATCATATTATAGCACAAAATAGACCCAGTTCGCTTCGTAAATGGTTATTTTGTACCACGTTTTTGGAGAAGTTTCTTCACGTTATTTACAACTTCAGATGGGTTTTAAGTGGATACATCTTTGTgataatattctttatCACATCTTTCTTATCCATGATTGTTTCAAAATCGGTCAATGATAGTAATTTCTATCTATACTTAATGCATATGATAAATGGAATTTCAATTCCatttttcttaattttcGGAATCAAGGTTTTAAGGACATTCTTGTCAGTAGAAGCTAAACGCATATCACACAATAATAACAAGAAGTTTAACGACCCTCTTGTAATGACTAGGAAGGGAAAGACCTTGATTTCTCATCCAATTTTCGTGTTCTTAACTGACAAATGTCCCTGCAACTATGCAGTTAAAAAGGGCTCAACTTTCCCTAAGGACTATAGGTACTCACTCAGGTACCACGCAATTATTTCATGCTCATATAAACTGGCATTTTTTTCTGTTGCCACTGCATATTTTGTGTACATTGCTTTTGTTACTGTTTACTCACTCTCCACCAAGATCAACCTTAGAACTTCATATCTTTAA
- a CDS encoding erythrocyte membrane-associated malaria antigen-like (some similarity to erythrocyte membrane-associated antigen;~1 probable transmembrane helix predicted for TA11805 by TMHMM2.0 at aa 460-479;~Signal peptide predicted for TA11805 by SignalP 2.0 HMM (Signal peptide probability 0.632, signal anchor probability 0.000) with cleavage site probability 0.540 between residues 25 and 26), whose translation MVINFSRTLTLYFWLFYRIILIIRAEDILASESNIVDYKVDSLPLEFVPGSGYVVKVEVGGQPLKLLLDPNVCGIILFENTDRICSKDDKGSCYDPYKSKTASWCVNTAVCVPGKFNYQCKETPSPSKIKELTVDSDIIKIYSIEGLESLKIAVDHKKSPYILDKVPVKLGRSLDRYDRKIFTNVDGIFGISVTRDYRGFFVLDINPVQNVRFPSKLFLGTDRVSEDEIVWSEKRQTGGIFTNSLIQFTIYDLKMCNTKIFGRTSSNWEAAIDLTTPYLILPKNFWMTMMSYLPVDKSCFDEGLSPRLCKLTVGNRLFPIIEFKLSESYYLNFEKVETPSITIPLENLIYDDGDSKTLLIIPDEFSDRPSYTLNPTIKFGYKVLESLNVVVDSDGYRVGLISKNQLVGSFSKCSEVPQCFGDQVYEPALNICLNPICSIWLMKRLNPEKGICETSFVAKVVITTVICALVVAELYCNFARKHILRITSRLCR comes from the exons AtggtaataaattttagtcGAACATTGACTTTATATTTCTGGCTTTTTTATCggataattttaataattagagCTGAGGATATATTGGCCTCGGAATCAAACATTGTGGACTATAAAGTCGATTCTTTACCACTGGAATTTGTTCCCGGCAGCGGTTACGTAGTTAAAGTTGAAGTTGGCGGCCAGCCTCTGAAGCTTTTGTTAGATCCAAATGTTTGCGGTATAATTTTGTTCGAAAACACAGACAGAATTTGTTCTAAAGATGATAAGGGAAGCTGTTATGACCCATACAAGTCAAAAACAGCAAGCTGGTGTGTTAACACGGCAGTTTGCGTACCAGGAAAGTTCAATTACCAGTGCAAGGAAACACCTTCACCCAGCAAAATAAAGGAACTTAC GGTCGATTCtgatattataaaaatatattcaattgAGGGTTTAGAGTCCCTTAAAATCGCAGTTGACCACAAAAAATCACCTTACATCCTTGATAAAGTACCAGTCAAACTCGGACGCTCTTTGGACCGCTACGATCGCAAGATTTTTACCAATGTTGATGGCATTTTTGGCATATCAG TAACGCGTGATTATCGCGGCTTTTTTGTACTGGATATTAACCCTGTACAGAATGTTAGATTCCCCAGTAAGTTATTTTTGGGTACCGACAGAGTTTCTGAGGATGAAATAGTCTGGTCTGAAAAGCGTCAAACCGGTGGAATCTTCACTAATTCACTCATACAATTCACTATCTATGATctaaaaatgtgtaacaCAAAAATCTTCGGACGCACTTCGTCAAATTGGGAAGCAGCCATAGATCTCAC AACACCGTATTTGATATTGCCGAAGAATTTTTGGATGACAATGATGTCATATTTACCAGTGGATAAATCATGCTTCGATGAGGGTCTAAGCCCTCGATTATGTAAACTAACTGTTGGGAACAGACTGTTCCCAATCATTGAGTTTAAACTTAGCGAGtcttattatttgaatttcGAAAAGGTCGAAACTCCTTCAATCACAATTCCCCTTGAAAATCTCATATACGATGATGGAGATAGTAAAACGTTACTCATCATCCCAGATGAATTCAGTGATAGGCCTTCTTATACCTTAAATCCTACCATCAAATTTGGTTACAAAG TGTTGGAATCGCTGAATGTTGTGGTCGATAGTGATGGGTACAGAGTGGGACTCATTAGCAAGAACCAGTTGGTAGGTTCATTTTCCAAGTGTTCAGAGGTCCCACAATGCTTTGGAGACCAGGTTTATGAACCTGCACTCAATATTTGCCTCAACCCAATCTGTAGCATATGGCTCATGAAACGCCTAAACCCAGAAAAAGG GATCTGCGAGACATCGTTTGTGGCTAAGGTTGTGATAACAACAGTTATTTGTGCTCTGGTGGTAGCAGAACTATATTGTAATTTCGCTCGAAAACATATTTTAAGAATCACATCAAGATTGTGTagataa
- a CDS encoding uncharacterized protein (Shows weak similarity to acyl phosphatases) — protein sequence MSTYFPKSLKNKAKSTFLLSRNSIFPPSRRPEKWLYDSLKTHPTLNRGYPVFDTIFDTLNQKASGLRRYRPKEEKIPVKKDYDLTNQHEMNHRFRFELNGVFNEKKFETELQSYCNQLFLVGWIKCRKKFAIGHGNVIATTQMKRWMEIHGSDNAKFSRVFFHDENYSIPKLDYSHLTVVKDYRKPLKKLQHERNIALNRLSILSSLT from the exons ATGTCTACTTATTTCCCGAAGTCTCTGAAAAATAAGGCCAAGAGCACATTTTTGTTATCTAGAAATTCCATATTTCCACCTAGTAGAAGACCTGAAAAATGGCTTTATGACTCACTTAAAACACACCCTACTTTGAACAGGGGTTACCCTGTTTTTGACACTATATTTGACACACTTAACCAGAAGGCGAGCGGTTTGAGGCGTTATAGGCCAAAGGAGGAGAAGATTCCGGTTAAAAAGGACTACGATTTAACAAATCAACATGAGATGAATCATAGGTTCCGGTTTGAGCTTAATGGCGTTTTCAACG aaaagAAGTTTGAAACTGAATTACAATCTTACTGCAACCAATTATTTCTAGTTGGTTGGATTAAGTGTAGGAAAAAGTTCGCAATTGGTCAT GGGAATGTTATCGCAACTACTCAGATGAAACGTTGGATGGAGATCCATGGCTCCGATAACGCCAAATTCAGTCGTGTTTTCTTCCATGATGAGAATTACTCTATTCCAAAACTAGATTACAG tcACCTCACTGTTGTTAAGGATTACAGGAAACCTTTGAAGAAGTTACAACATGAGCGTAATATTGCTCTCAACAGGCTCTCCATTCTCTCTTCCTTAACTTAA
- a CDS encoding serine/threonine kinase, putative gives MLNGYDCSCTRQTASATDIASKSSSHSLWFTLDDFDIGGVLGDGAHGRIFLARERRTGFICVLKCISKAQLVGTGQESMFKREIELHSHLRHPNISCLYTWFTTKTMIFMVIEYCHNGDLYSYLMRKKRIPEKEVCEIMFQVIWALRTCHDKHIVHLDIKPENILLDQNNVVKLADFGLSAHINFSKNNSTTKPVNGVNNINGNSNTGNGNTNNINGKVNVDDENLNFLRGTYDYWSPEQCTYKYNSEKKFGEFGPKTDIWTIGVLAFELFFGLSPFGSTTEERLDVVLERIQTLEWFEFWQKKYKNLYLNEMSNEFRDFLDKCFIKQSHLRPDASQLLQHPWIKMYNIHRFTDSVFLNQPRT, from the exons atgttGAACGGCTATGATTGCAGCTGCACAAGACAAACAGCGTCTGCAACGGACATAGCATCGAAAAGTAGCTCCCACTCGCTATGGTTCACCTTAGACGACTTCGATATCGGCGGTGTTCTT GGCGATGGAGCGCATGGTAGAATATTTTTAGCAAGGGAACGCAGAACTGGGTTTATCTgtgttttaaaatgtatttcAAAAGCTCAACTCGTTGG AACGGGTCAGGAATCGATGTTTAAGCGTGAAATAGAGTTGCATTCTCATCTACGACATCCAAATATTTCATG TTTGTATACTTGGTTTACTACAAAGACGATGATATTTATGGTGATTGAGTACTGCCATAACGGAGACCTCTACAGTTACTTGATGAGGAAGAAACGCATACCTGAGAAGGAGGTGTGTGAAATTATGTTCCAAGTCATCTGGGCTCTAAGGACTTGCCACGACAAGCACATTGTTCACCTTGATATAAAGCCTGAAAATATCCTCCTAGACCAAAACAACGTCGTTAAACTCGCTGATTTCGGACTCTCTGCACATATCAACTTTTCCAAAAACAATTCCACCACCAAACCCGTCAACggtgtaaataatataaatggaAACTCAAACACTGGAAATGGAAacacaaataatataaacgGAAAAGTGAATGTGGATGAtgaaaatttgaattttctAAGAGGAACGTACGATTATTGGTCACCAGAGCAATGcacatataaatataatagtgAAAAGAAATTCGGAGAGTTTGGACCTAAAACAGATATTTGGACCATTGGCGTACTGGCCTTTGAGCTTTTTTTCGGCCTTTCACCTTTCGGCTCAACAACTGAAGAAAGGCTGGACGTAGTTTTAGAACGTATTCAAACGCTCGAGTGGTTTGAATTTTGGCAAAAAAAGTACAAGAACCTTTACCTGAATGAGATGTCCAATGAGTTTCGCGACTTTCTCGACAAGTGCTTCATAAAGCAGTCTCACCTTAGGCCTGACGCATCTCAACTGCTTCAGCACCCATGGATTAAAATGTACAATATTCATCGATTTACAGATTCCGTATTTCTCAATCAACCCAGAACATAG
- a CDS encoding cyclin-like protein, putative (Shows some similarity to cyclins) translates to MLVNSKKISEMSDSKFEELITLVRYSALNASELSSNVAISFLSNMLKDSKVYGPPNYEVTNEEERRFIDLYGEERMSEDHGDTSSVSPKSRKFSRVSSIRARITRIMSLFRLSRKNSRMDSKAILEPESVSKREKFYISYADLMVPSTLEYDPKRLDIPIYDFRRSSLSFSESIEIKIATNDNTSEVPEPKPYPLLLESNTLFRQKHPWLHPTLSFTKLCKIKYNFMLLPNLIQHVDPSTSAIAWTLFERLVLNGIITKFNRKLFSSVCYIIAYKFNQDFEYEVINEILTIFKREKNVDGKSIFYNEMKIFALLDFSLKLKYTYIQTHINHYLDFNKTSFFELYDTPESTYTMLELD, encoded by the exons ATGTTGGTGAACTCGAAGAAGATATCGGAAATGTCCGACAGCAAGTTCGAGGAACTCATAACACTCGTAAGATACTCAGCTTTAAATGCCTCTGAACTTTCCTCCAATGTTGCCATTTCGTTTTTGTCAAATATGCTCAAAGATTCCAAAGTCTAC GGACCGCCGAATTATGAAGTTACAAATGAGGAGGAAAGAAGGTTTATTGATCTCTATGGAGAGGAGAGAATGTCAGAAGATCACGGAGATACAAGTTCAGTTTCTCCTAAAAGCAGGAAATTTAGCAGAGTTTCGTCAATCAGAGCACGAATAACTAGGATTATGTCCTTGTTTAGATTAAGTAGAAAGAATTCAAGAATGGATTCAAAGGCTATTTTGGAGCCTGAATCTGTTTCCAAAAGGGAGAAGTTTTACATTTCTTACGCAGACTTAATGGTTCCCAGCACTCTTGAATATGATCCTAAGCGTCTGGATATTCCCATTTATGACTTTAGAAGAAGTAGCTTATCTTTTTCTGAATCAATCGAAATCAAAATCGCAACCAATGACAACACTAGTGAAGTACCTGAACCGAAACCATACCCACTGTTACTTGAATCTAATACTCTTTTCCGCCAAAAACACCCCTGGTTACATCCCACGCTCTCCTTCACCAAACTCTG TAAGATAAAGTATAACTTTATGTTATTGCCCAATTTGATACAACATGTGGATCCATCAACATCAGCAATTGCATGGACATTATTTGAGAG ACTCGTTCTTAATGGCATTATAACCAAGTTTAACAGGAAGCTGTTCTCATCTGTGTGTTACATTATTGCATACAAGTTCAACCAGGACTTTGAGTATGAGGTGATCAACGAAATCCTGACCATCTTTAAACGTGAAAAGAACGTTGACGGAAAGTCGATTTTCTACAACGAAATGAAG ATTTTTGCACTTTTGGATTTTTCTCTTAAACTCAAGTATACTTATATCCAAACTCACATTAACCATTATTTGGACTTCAAT aAAACTAGCTTCTTTGAACTCTACGACACTCCTGAATCCACCTACACCATGCTTGAACTCgattaa
- a CDS encoding 50s ribosomal subunit l24, putative (KOW motif, signal peptide, apicoplast target sequence) gives MFESLLKFGVYRKVLQNYNFLTLKSSHFSVLRQGFCGIPGNLNLNSCASPFSDSYNNNLSNLNIIGSDLNDIKRSVFNYYQLRGPKIVKPRDVIRFWKIRPGDKVVVISGKDKGKTGEVLMCDRLRNQVKVKGCNMRKLLVDSQVVQIEKKIHYSNVQLLDHLLNVGTRVSIRYSHDNKPLRVSKKSGYVIPWPSKRKKEPRDCIEGEKDTSPEEALRRTYDYEKVFWGFLLVSGPRLR, from the exons ATGTTTGAAAGTCTCCTGAAATTTGGAGTTTATCGCAAagttttacaaaattataattttctaacACTAAAATCAAGTCATTTCAGTGTTTTGCGCCAGGGTTTCTGTGGAATCCCAGGGAATCTTAACCTTAACTCGTGTGCAAGTCCATTTTCAGATTCTTATAATAACAACCTTTCCAATTTAAACATTATTGGCTCTgatttaaatgatattaaaagaagtgtttttaattattatcaactTCGAGGTCCTAAAATAGTAAAACCCAGGGATGTGATTCGGTTTTGGAAGATTCGTCCCGGTGATAAG GTAGTTGTAATTAGTGGGAAGGATAAGGGGAAAACCGGTGAAGTTTTAATGTGTGACCGGCTTCGAAACCAGGTAAAGGTCAAGGGCTGTAATATG agAAAATTGCTTGTTGATTCTCAAGTTGTTCAAATTGAGAAGAAAATCCACTACTCAAACGTCCAGCTTTTGGACCATCTTTTAAA CGTAGGAACTCGAGTTTCAATTCGGTACTCCCATGATAACAAGCCAT TGAGGGTTTCTAAGAAATCTGGATACGTCATTCCCTGGCCATCTAAA agGAAGAAAGAGCCTCGAG ATTGCATTGAGGGTGAGAAGGATACGAGTCCTGAGGAGGCTCTCAGACGTACTTATGACTATGAAAAGGTATTTTGGGGCtttttattagtttcaGGACCTCGCCTCCGTTAA